DNA from Tachypleus tridentatus isolate NWPU-2018 chromosome 8, ASM421037v1, whole genome shotgun sequence:
tcttgagaatacaaagaAGGCAGTTCAAGTAATTTCGTTTTGTTTACTTCGAACAATGAGAAATTATAGACACCCAAATGTGCCATGAAGGAAAAAGTTCTATCTCACATATTTCTCTTATAGCGCATGATCACTTTATGATGAGTGGCTTATGGTAAGACTCTTCTCCCTTTCCCCTTGACGGCATCTTACCTTTTGCCAGTAACGTTACACATATTTGTGCCGTAGGTTTTGACCACAATATACGTCATTTTCCCACATTAATATCCATATTCATTTGCGacattgttgtaaataatatacacaaCTTATGCATGACCTTTTTAATCTCTTAAATGATATAAATTAAATTCGTAAATGTTGCATTTATTGTGAATTATAGTTGCATGAGTTATTTGTAATCTTCTTTCCCCATCTTGGAGGACGTTTTATCAAACCCTATAAACAAAACGGCTCCAAATTACTAAAAATGCATTTTTCGATATCTTAAAAATTCTATGGCTAATCTATGTTTTAACTTCTGGCTTTTCATGAAATTAATCTCAACTGGTAAAAATAGCATTACAGGTAAGGTTATCTTCTCCTACGTTTAATCATGTAGATGAGATTAgtttacagaaaattaatttgtgtaaaataaatatgattaggttaatgtaattttatttttcggTATAGCAATTTTATGATCTATATAATTATTTGAGAAGTTATcaattacaaaatttttatagattttaatataactgtgtattagaattgttattagtttttattatacactaggaGAAATGCTATTTAAAGTTTCTTAAATGAACGTGAACTGCCGCTGAAACCATCATATATAATCGCTATTTGGAAATATGGATTGTTAAGATCAGGTTGTCTTGTttaatttgatttgattttcCTTTTTGTGTGTATTAAGTTTCAGTATCCCACCTGCTCacgttttgttttcaataaatcaCGAACCTTAAATTAacttttgataaagttttataacaatattccTATTCATCAGTATCAAAGAAACATTAAGTAGAACACTTATACATCATCACTATCATAAATAAGAAAGTAGAGTAAAATCCCTATCATTTAGTTTCTgacaaattattgaaatattgagCTTCCTCTGGTCAAACAACACCGTGCAGACGCTAGTTAAAATAATGGCTACGGCGTTTCGAAGATATAAGACTTGTGGGTCACCCATGTTGATTCGATCATTCATCTTatgacaaaagaaacatttttcttcttaaaaCACTCGGCGAGCGTTAAGTCTAACTGATTCATCACATAAAGTTACACAAGTTCTTTTTAGTAAGGTCATTAATAACAGTCTGAATCCTTAATGGAAGTAACTATCTCGTCACCGACATGGAAACGGGAAGTTAAAAAATGCAGACACAGTTGGTCTTTCagcaaaatattattagataattTGTGGATTTTAGTTAACAGGCTCTGAAAAGTTTAATTGCTGAAATAAgtcataataaaagtattaaactttcaaaaaaactttaaaatgttttatattgcaAACTGACTACTTTTATTCttattacaaatacatttgttagtgttataaagGGTCGTTAACAaggacttgtttgttttaaatttcgcgctaagctacgcgagggatatctctcctagctgtccctagtttagcaacCTAATAGACTCTAGTCAATACACCACCAACTTTTGCGCAATGattattcatattataacactcccacggttgaaaaggtgaatatgttagttatggtgagggattcgaaccagcgaccatcAGAaattcgagtcgaacgccttaccacAAGACCACACCAGACACGCCCACGTGAAAGCTTTTCTCTAAACATCAATGCTCTGTccaactaatttgtttgtttcaaatttggtTGAGAATTTTTAGTAAACTAACCATTCAAGTGGAAGACATTGTTTTAGAAATAACTCATAACACTAGTATTTCTATAAAGAACTATTCTGATGAACTCTAACTGTCAAAAAATAGGCAAAGAGTAGAAatgttattatactgttatttattgaattatCAATTAGGTGCCTCGGGGAATAGCTTACACAcctattaagaaaaaatattggaaaaaaactgaaacatgcatctataaaagttgttaaaagatacaacatattaaaactttaattttttataatattaattaacaacaaataacttgTTTCAAAATGGAAATTAACTATGTGTATGATAGTAAGATCTGCGTAAATAACTAAGTAGTTCATATCGACCATTCTTTTTAAATGGATTATTCAAAGTACATTTTTTTACGTTTTACGGAGTCAGATTTACGTACTAAGAAATATCAATCACATACTCTTAACCATACTGTCAAACCCTCATAACTTTTGAGTCAGCGCTTTCTAGCCCTTAACAAAACTGTCAAACGCTGATAACTTTCGGGTCagcttatttgtttaaaaaccgaaataaattactaaaaatttCTATTGCTGAAAATATGCAAAAAATTATGGTTCAGTAAGAACATGGCTAAGGTTTTTGGTTTTTATGGTATCATGTAACTTGCACATGAAAAGTTACACAAAGGAAAATGGGGAGATCTAATGGCATTGTCTTGGCACCACTACTATTCTTGAATTTGCTACCATCTAGATTgtgattaatgtattttataatttgttttgattaTCATTTCAGAAGTTCTATCAGTAAAAAACGGTCTAACCTCACTGTATGTTCACAGGCTTTTCAGACATACCGGCAACTTACAGGTAGACAATACACAATGTAACCTATCTAAACGCATACTAATGCTTCAGGAGTTATTTCGGCAAACACCTAAACATTTCCAATGCCGAAAAACGATGAAATGTGAAGAGTTGATTGTATGTGATAAACAATACATTACATTACAACACATTATCACATGGATCGATTTTTGTTTGTACCGTTTTAGCAATTTATAATTTCAGCTCTTTAAACTTACCTATTTTACTAGAATAATGTATAACTTATTCATTGCAAATCTACCTTCAGCAACTACTTCTGTATTTATTCTCGCTAAGTTCCTCGAAAAATAACACACATAAATAATGTCACATGCCCAAAGGTAGTGTTTAGTTATATCAtatgatataattaaattttccAAGTTGGAGTTTCATTATCTACAAGTTGAGCACGTATCTTTAATTGAAgttgaaattgaaatattttccaGTCTTTACATCCAGTTATAAATCTTGTTGATAGATGTTACATAGCAAGTGTGTTTTCAGTCATCTATTGTTAAACGAAACCGCGATTTTCGTACGAAAATTGGGCATGTGCTTGTTGTTTagagttttagttttaatttaaacacGTAATCTTTCATTTGCGTTGTACATTTACGACTACTACGTTTTAGCAGTTGgggaataatataaaaattgttccTTTTACAATAGACTGGTTATATGAAGTTCTTGTCCCCCGGTGGAAAAGCGGTAAatcttacaacgccaaaatcataGTTTCAATTATCCCCGGAACCCcaaaagatagcccaatgtggctttgctataagaaaaacacacatgaagttcttttcatacttttaaaattataaataacgaTTAATGAGTAACTCTAAACTCGAATATGTTTTGAGAATTTTGCAATAATTAAACTACTCATAGATGAACTTATAAAATCATTAATGTGCCAATCATGAGCATTTGGAAGATGAATCTAGCCAATCAACAACTGTTTTCTTTCACACTCTGCATAATTATACCACTATCattcttatttaaatatcaaaaataaaaactagttttacttattgttttttttataaaatgtcaaaCCAACCCGGCTTAAATCTTATGcttttatcaatattatattgttttgaaagatattttatgaCATGGCTTTCTGAAACTCAAAACACtggtattataatatttacttaggTACCCAGTTAACATAACATGAATGTAATCATTCTTTGACTTGAAAGCTAGGACTAATTTGTAAATTACCAAAGTCAGTAGTCAATAATGTCATTCGTTCAGATATTAGTTCACAAGAGCAAAACAGGGGAAAATTGctgttgaattattattttatggtgaAAGAAGGAGTCGCATTTAttgtgtaagaaataaaaattaattgtataaGTTAAACTCATTAGTTTAAATTTAAGGGATGAATAGCAGTTACATTGCTTTGTGTTTTAATgactagaaaaacaaaaatctgtttttatgGAGATAGTTACACAAACTAAATTGAATCATAAGTCTAAAAATTGCCGTATACTAAAGCTTTTGCCCTCTAAATCTAATTTATATTGAACCAACTGCTAGTTTCTGAGTTTATTGTGAAATTTGTCGTGGGAAAAAGATAAAATGTTAGCAAATGAAAtagagaacttttttttttttaatttctaccCTCTAAGATTCAAAGATTCCAAAATagaatgaaagttatttatcAGCAACTCAATCTCCTAgccttaatttgtttttattattttgattcacGAACCTTTAGATGAAAAATTAGATATTATaccatgatatatttattaacatattattcatttatttttaaccctccattggcacagtggtatatctgcggactcataccgctagaaaccgggtttcgataccattgatgggcagagcacagatactccaatgtgtagctttgtgcttaatttcaaacgaaCATTTTCTTTAGAAATGTAAACGTTAACCATTTGCTTCacacaaataactaatttatttatatactgttcaaaaaaaaaaacgcaaaaggcaaaatttgaaacaaattgttaacaagtttattccgggaagttctgtatgacatgtgtgaaactttgcacattcactgctgaacatccaaagtctgcaaaggcgaagtccacgctcactagttgaagtttaacgtcactcaacgtcaataacgagtatgcccccgtgagcatcaataactgcttggcatctcctgcccatggaagtgatgagatgacgaatcacatcctgtggaatggctgtccactgagcctgcaaagctgctgcaagctgaggtagagtctgcggttgaggttgtcgccgtcgcagacgtcggtccaactcgtcccaaagatgttcgatggggtttaaatctggtgatctggagggccatggaagaacgttgatgttgcggtgtctcaagaagacagtggtgagtcgggctgtgtgaggacgggcgttgtcatattgaaaaacgtcgttgacgttcaccatgatgggttgcacatggggcctaagaatctcgtcgacatTGCGTACattctgatcagaaatcctacgcagccttggtatggttgaggcagtagacgtcgcagtggtggtcctatcccgaaggtgacgtaacaggatgtagcgatcttgtgcgggcgtggtcacacgagatctgccagatcgtggacggtcacgagttgatccatgttgttggtgacgattccatagccttgtgatgatgcttgggtggacattcacagctctggcaacatctgatcgagattcgcctgcttccaagcgaccaatggcgttgttgcgttgtgcttcagtcagtcttggcgtaactgtattgcgtgtcggtggcttaacactgagctatggaaaccgagaacccgtcacttttatagagattttgcacatattgcacttgcataacatgcagatctctcaaacaaatttattggacacgaatgcgttttgacgaaaaatccgttgttttcctccgttttcaaagtgcacaacttttattgtcattttggtctgacaatcagtgccttaacacgtgtaacatcacatactctgagcttgtaacgttattacatatatttctctttaaaataaaaaaaaaatatcccttttgcatttctttttttgaagagtatatttaaaactatataaatattatttagacATAATGATTGTTTTCATATCTGTGGTTGATATgtcaagtttttattattataatgtaaccGCTAGGTTAAATCTGAAATTTCTACTGTTATTATATTCGTTTATGCTTTCTGCCCAAAGCCATAAGCAAACTCAAGGGGCGGAGCAACTTAGGCCTAAAGAAATAATGCATAGCTTTTACAGACAGTAAAAAACAACGTCTAATCACGAATTAATTTGTTCGAAAACATAATATCATCAACCGATAGAAGTACAATTGTTTCTTTACTGGGTGGAGCTTTGgtgtttcattttcaaatacCATAACTGAGAGAACGCTGTTATCCATCTTAACGAATATAGGACAGTGTTATTCGTCTTAACTTGTAGAGGACAGTGTTGTCCATCATAGTGTATAGAGGACAGTGGTGTTCGTCTTAAAGTGTGGAGGACAGTAATGTCCATCTTAGTATATAGAGAACAGTGTTCTCCGTCTTACTGTATAAAGGACAGCgatgtttttctcagtgtataaAGGAGAGTAATGTCCATCTTAACGTATAAAGGACAGTGATGTCCATCTTAGTGTATAAAGGACAGTGATGTCCATCTTAacttacactgctggccaaaatattacggtcaatgaacataaagaaaaaatatgcattttgcgttgttagactcaaccatttatttgagtagagcttcgaagtatgaaaataagaaaagggtaaataaaaataaaaaccttttttacaatttaatagcgaaaatgtgaacactatgaaattagcctaaatactagttgttCGAAAGTATACGATCATATTAAAACAAAGCGTGAATCGGTAAATAcctaacgaaatttagtcatttgtgttctaacattagcgttgtcagcatttcccactgacatcttctgtgttacattgggtaaatacatgacaaaggctaaaaaggtaacagagtttgaacgtggcagaattgtcaagctgcaaatgCAAAGTCTTTCTCAACGTGTCATCGTTGGGgaaattgggcgtagtaaaactgctgttgcaaatttcttaaaagaccctgagggatacggaacgagaatttcaagtggttggcacaagaaaatttcgccagcgttgagcaagaggcttcgacgggttgtccggcaagacaccagccgatcgtcgaaccagttTAAGGCCCTtgcggacgcagaatgcagctcaagaacaataagacagcatttacgagaaaaaggttttaaaaaccgtaaacgtcttcaaaggccacgctttCTTCCATACCACGAAACAGCCCGGTTAAACTTTggtgagaagcatcaaacatgggacgtagaaaagtggaagaaggttttgtttccTGATGAGAAAAGTTTAACCTGACGAGAAAGGTTTGTCCAGACGGCttctaacgttactggcacgataaggatatcccaccggagacattttctacacgacatagtggaggaggttccataatgatctggggtgctttctccctccatggaacaatggatcttcaggttatacaggggcatcaaacagcagctggctacattggcatattggagagagcctctttattgactgaaggccctcgcttgtgtggaaatgactggatctttcagcaggataacgctgctatccacaatgcccgcaggataaaggacttcttcatggcgaataacgtgattgttttggaccatccaacatgttcgcccaaactgaaccccattgaaaatgtttgggggtggatgacaagggaagtctatagaaatggacgtcaattccaaacagtgcatgatcttcgtgaagccatcttcaccacttggaataacattccagccagccttctgcaaacgcttatatcgaccatgccaaagcgaatatttgcagttattcgtaatgacagccgtgcaatttactactgagacctcttgttgggcatttcctaccctgtttagaacttctttttggtatggtcttaaagttttgaccagctagtatttaggctaatttcatagtgttcacattttccctattaaatgctagaaaaaggtttttttttttattttcccttttcttgttttcatctttcggagctctactcaaataagttgttgagtctaaatacacaaaatgcatatttttttctttatgttcattggtcttaagattttggccagcagtgtataaaggAGAGTGATGTCAATCTTAGTGTATAAAGGAGAGTGATGTTTATCTTAACGTATAAAGGACAGTGACGTTAATCTTAGTCTATAAAAGACAGTGATGTCCCTCTTAGTGTATAAAGGACAGTGATGTCCACCTTAACGTATAAAGGACAGAAATATCAATCTTAGTATATAAAGGAGAACGATGTCCGTCTTAGTGTATAAAAGACAGTGATGTTAATCTTAGTCTATAAAGGACAGTAATGTCTGTCTTAACGTATAAAGGACAGTAATGTCTGTCTTAACGTATAAAGGACAGTGATGTCCATCTTAGCGTATAAAGGACAGTATTATTCGTCTTAACATCCAGAAGACACCGTTTTAGGTCTTAATATACCGAATCTAAAATTAACGTGTACACCTTAATTGTCTTGTAATTAGCATAACAGTATAAGATATTAACCATAGTGatatttgttacataatttaGATTTTACCCAAAATTATAGCTTGCAAACGTATTATGTGTATGATGTAATGTTAGAGAGGGTAACTCGTCACACagaaaagaataagaaaataacgGGTAATTTTCTATCTAGTGCACTGCCATTTCCCTTACATTTATGCCTCCCAGTAGCACTGTgatatctgtagacttacaaagCTCGAGACTAAGCTTCGATACTCGCAGTgtacatagcacagatagcccattgtttatttttctgctgaACTACAAAGAGACATTAACATTTAGAAAAGCAACGTAGGATTCAACATTCCATGAAGATTTTAtaatagttaattaataaaatgcttgaattacaatatgtaacacaaatttcgtttctggatagtatgtgttattactttattgcttatgctgtaaaagtacagaaaatggtcattattcccttcaaactttgcttttgtgacctggataatgaaattttgaaattaacctattttatttgtaaaacctggcaaatttgcacattgtggcagaagcagagtcCATTTTGACGAGTAAATAAGCTTGAAAAACGTCGGTGACTCTTCCTCTGagttgcacactttcatctaataaatcacactccttgagcctagatgtcaaaagctcggcattcgactttgttagaccacgATCTCTCATCAAGTCATTgaagtctctttggttggggtagtatggctttctctcaccagctgcacctctgaaattgtaatctgaatcttcaacgtctacctcctttTCTGATTTCTGCTCTCTTCTAAAGATGGCTGCCTTCTCtttgggtacagggagctcagggcagtgtggcactggggggatggatgatggaaggtccggatacatgatagcagatgcattcttgccagcccgacgtttgtaaacgtccaccatgcagaagtaccagttgcttgagtggtcagtgggttcacgccaaattcttggaatagcgaacttcatgactctcttttcccctctgtaccatcctgcaaagaagcaaaataaaattgttattatgaaaaataaatttattttatccacaactaatgtgtaagaggttcatgcaaaaatatttatgtgatattttctatactattggaaattaaaaaaataaattaaaagatatttaaattttaaaaggtctaatatttgcataatataaaatcttactattcaagcaagcaaaaattgtccattttaCCTTCTAGGGTATTTTtacagtgcttgcaggtaaaatgaggtgcccagggtttgtcttgatccctgacaggcatgccaaaatacgTCTTGTAGGCTTTACAAGAcatagcagatgctgtcacagagtacgtttacgctcttgtcttgataaattggtcacATGCGTCTGGAGAATTATtatagcttcttgatgccatctctgataaaatcagattggtttatgtgttcacttaggcagctagaaataaactgaagtgatgagtggtgagcccctgtaaatatatatatatattactatggaaagttctagaaagttCTCGTAAGTtccacaacattctagaaagttcttgaaaattattgtaagtttgagaaaattttcCATCAggtattcagcactgaatctacctggaatgttctggaaaacgggtaaatttggaaattttattacccaggtcacaaaagcaaagtttgaagagaaaaataggtcttttccatttactttaggcataagcaattggaaagtaatactttctgcccaggaacaagaaaaaataaagtttttgttacatagtgttatagatCTATCGTTTTAAGTTGAGAAAATGATACACGTATATGCGAGTTTATGCTTATGTCATTCTTTCAATTTGCTTTTTATGGTAATACTTTACACATGGTTATTCTGtggagtaacaaaacaaacatgtatatatatatatatattcatgtatttaatGCAAAGATTTCTATCTCTCTGATATTGTTCTGAGGAACGTGTTCGACCAGTTTCAGTTAAATGTGGGACAGAAACTCAAGCGCAGCGGCTCCAAAGATCGACTTTCAATGGATAAGCATCGGACAAATTATTCGATCGGACAATCAATTCAATTTTACCAACTTAATGTCACGAACAATGATACCCTTTCCAAGTGAACTTGGCAGCAAAATACGAGAAGCCGATGCCAAACGAAAGAGATGTCTGGTGTTGCGCGAAGTACGGATATCTTTGTTCGTTTAAACAAAAGCAACACGGCCTTCATTGCGTATTTCTCGTTTGGTGATAtcgataaatatttgaaaaaaagacGTGAATAAGCTATCAAGCTAATCTAGAAAGTGTAACCACTGTCAAAAAGTGCACCCAAGAAATAAAACACGTCACAGTGTATTACAatgtacaaaaatgtttcttctcatTGGTTGTGTTCCATTATCTGATTTGCTTTTAAGTATTCGACTCTActtctacaatattttattaaataatttgcaGAAGGGTCTCGTAAATGATGAAAAATTACtgtttactttaataaactgaaacaatattGTTAGAACTTTAGTAACTGTAAACTCTGAACGCTTGTGCATAACAAGAGTTAATTTTTAGTCAGCAAAATAATGAGTAACTTACGACATTTTTCTAAGGGTGTGGAAAATTCTTCGCGTTTTTTCTCGTTAATAAAGTTTGTAAACACATCATTAAATACTATTTTCGtttattatttgttagttttactatAAATTAATGATGCTTGTAAATacatcattaaataatatttttgtttgttatttgttagttttagttttgttatccgttaataacatttataaatacatcaattttatttgttatttttagttttcttactcactgataatgtttataaactttataatgaaatactatgttttgttcattatttattagttttgttacgtcctaataatatttataagtatatcATTAAATACTAGTATTTCCTTGTCGCTTGTTATGGGATATAAGATATTTTTTGATTCGTGGTCTAAGTATCAGTAAACACGTTACATTCCTAGACATATTGTTACATGTGTTTTTAAACTGCAAATTTTCATTCATGTTTTGAGTCAAAAGAATGAATTTcccaataatttattatataaaaaactattttaactgcTTACGGTAAGTTTCActgaatagaaaataaaataattagaaaaggaATTAACGAAAACTGAATCTATTTCCGTATGTTTGTAATATGGATAATGTGGTAAGtattaaagaattaaaaagaaaaaagtttacgTGAGTATTGTTACCCTGATACCTTTACAAATATTGACACTTACAACATAACTAACGAGACATCTGAAACACCTCATGTGACTTCTTTCAAGAATACAAGTTTGATAAGTTTCATGACACCGCTTTCAAAGGTTGTTATTTATGACCACctaattataaagataaacaacACAAATCACGACCTGTTGACGTTGTATTCTTGGGTATGGTGATAATCTTACAAggttaaaatattaattgcaAGTTAAACAACACAAACCATGACCTATTGATGTTGTATTCTCAGGTATACTGATAACCTTACAAGATGAAAATATTAATCGCAATAGCCAGGAATGACAGAAAATGTTATAGTTAAAACTCAATTTTTTCACCTGAATGAGTTGAATAAACGAGACTGGACAGTATGTGAAAGAAGAGTGAACATCAGTGTTTACACACTTAAATGCAAGATAGCTGTCCATTACAGCATAGTTGGCAGATATGCGATACAACAGATGGTATTTCTCTAGACGATCTGGAGAAAGACTCCATAAATGTTAATTAAGTATTTAATCTAAGCTGAGACAACTAATTATTGTATATCTGAACGAATACGACCAATTATCTTCAAGTGCATCCGGTACCACCTAACCTGGTTACtccctaaataaaaataaacacacaacaaAGACTGTACATATTTCACTGGTAAGCTTGGGTGATTATAaggctaaaaatcaggtttcaatataCACGGCGGATGTAGCATAGATAGGCATTTGTGCATCTTTGCGCATAAGttcttacaaacaaacatactacaGAACGCATTTAAGGGACTGAAAGAGCAAACCCTCTTATGAATAAAGTGGGAAATATTCAAGTTATATAGctctaaaaagtataaaatagtgCGCATAATACAGCCTCTACTGCAAAAACCTACAAGTTAACCTAAATTAAAAGACCACTGTATAGGTATACTGATTTACAGCGCTATAGTCAGAGGTTCGG
Protein-coding regions in this window:
- the LOC143222035 gene encoding uncharacterized protein LOC143222035 — encoded protein: MSCKAYKTYFGMPVRDQDKPWAPHFTCKHCKNTLEGWYRGEKRVMKFAIPRIWREPTDHSSNWYFCMVDVYKRRAGKNASAIMYPDLPSSIPPVPHCPELPVPKEKAAIFRREQKSEKEVDVEDSDYNFRGAAGERKPYYPNQRDFNDLMRDRGLTKSNAELLTSRLKECDLLDESVQLRGRVTDVFQAYLLVKMDSASATMCKFARFYK